A region from the Aegilops tauschii subsp. strangulata cultivar AL8/78 chromosome 5, Aet v6.0, whole genome shotgun sequence genome encodes:
- the LOC141022588 gene encoding uncharacterized protein has product MKKTTPFEWNDQADETFRDLKHMLSTAPVLAAPVDKESLMLYIAATSRSVSMVLVVERLEKGKIQSVQHPVYYPSEVFSASKQNYPHYQKMCYSVYFSAKKLKQYFQEHVVTVVSTAPIEEIMGCQDASGQVAKWAIELAGNTILYEPRSTIKSQALADFLAAALQDAESLVLKCEGCQRFSKRSHQPASAPRTIPITWPFAVWGLDMVGSFKTRGGMTHLLVAVDKFTKWIEARPSKKLDGPTVVRFIKDIVVRYGVPPSIITDNGTNFAKGALGQYCSVSGIHLDLASVPHPQSNGQVKRANGLILSGIKPRLVEPLVRSPDSWLDELSGVL; this is encoded by the exons atgaagaagacgacgccgttcgagtggaatgaccaggCGGACGAAACCTTCCGGGATCTCAAGCACATGCTCTCCACCGCACCCGTCCTGGCCGCACCAGTCGATAAAGAGTCGCTAATGCTATACATTGCCGCCACCTCGCGGTCGGTCAGCATGGTGCTGGTGGTCGAGCGACTAGAGAAGGGCAAGATCCAGTCTGTCCAGCACCCAGTCTACTACCCTAGCGAGGTGTTTtccgcctccaagcagaactacccgcactaccagaagatgtgttacaGCGTGTACTTCagcgccaagaaactgaagcagtatttccaagagcATGTTGTCACCGTGGTGAGCACGGCCCCCATCGAAGAAATCATGGGCTGCCAGGATGCCTCTGGCCAGGTTGCCAAGTGGGCAATCGAGCTAGCCGGCaacaccatcctctacgagccccgcTCTACAATCAAGTCCCAAGCTCTGGCCGACTTCCTTGCCGCCG ccctccaagacgCTGAATCACTTGTCCTCAAGTGTGAGGGATGCCAGCGCTTCAGCAAGCGCAGCCACCAGCCGGCTTCAGCACCGCGGACCATCCCGATCacctggcccttcgcggtctggggactcgacatggtaGGATCCTTCAAGACTCGAGGCGGCATGACGCACCTGCTggtggcggtggacaagttcaccaagtggattgaggCACGACCAAGCAAGAAGCTAGACGGGCCAACGGTCGTCCGGTTCATCAAGGACATCGTGGTACGCTACGGCGTCCCACCTAGCATCATCACGgacaacggcaccaacttcgccaagggcgcGCTCGGGCAGTACTGCTCCGTCTCTGGCATCCACCTCGACTTGGCCTCCGTGCcacaccctcaatccaatggccAGGTCAAGCGGGCCAACGGCCTCatcctatccggcatcaagccgCGGCTTGTCGAGCCACTCGTCCGTTCACCCGACAGCTGGCTTGACGAGCTGTCGGGCGTCCTCTAG